CACAAGTTGTTACACCAGAAATACAAGATCTATTTCTCACAACAATATTATCTTGAGTAAGAATAATGGGGTTTAAACCAGCAGTACAACTGGAAGTATCGTAAACTACTAAAAAGGGATCTGCATTTCCTTCAGACTCACATGCGAAAGTAGCAACCGCAGATATATCATATAATGTTCCAGAAACATGAGTATAACTCAAACTGAGCTCCATGATATGATTGGCTTTTACAACTCCAAAAGAGAATAAAAAGCCTATTAGGAGAAGACCTGCTTTATAAGAAATGTTATGCTTTGGCTTGTGCATTAATTTTAAATTACGCCCCATATATACCAAAGTTACAGAATAAAGTGAAAATGCCTAAGAAACAAGCCAATCTGTTTTGTTCTTTATGCCTTAGTTTTTAGAACAAATAGGGCCAAAACCTGTAGCTTTGCAACATATGAAAAACATCAGAAATTTTTGCATTATTGCCCATATCGACCATGGGAAAAGCACATTAGCCGATCGGTTGTTAGAAATAACAAAAACGGTTAGTGAGCGAGACAGTCAAAATCAGGTTCTCGATAATATGGATTTGGAGAGAGAAAGAGGCATTACAATTAAAAGTCATGCCATCCAAATGAATTATAAAAAGGATGGTGTAGAATATTTATTCAATTTAATAGATACTCCTGGTCACGTTGATTTTTCTTACGAAGTGTCTCGATCTATAGCTGCTTGTGAAGGTGCATTACTTATAGTAGATGCAACGCAAGGAATTCAGGCTCAAACGATTTCTAATCTTTATTTGGCGATTGATCATGATTTAGAGATCATTCCGATATTAAATAAAATGGACATGGATGCTGCCATGCCAGAAGAGGTAACGGATCAAATTATAGACTTAATTGGTTGTAAGGCGGAAGATGTAATCCCTGCAAGTGGTAAAACAGGCATGGGGGTTGAAGCGATTTTGCAAGCGGTTATTGATAGAGTTCCTGCCCCAAAAGGAAGCCCAGATGAGCCATTACAAGCCCTTATTTTTGATTCTGTCTTCAATTCATTTAGAGGAATCATCGCTTACTTTAAAGTTGAGAATGGCGTTATTAGAAAAGGAGATAGAGTAAAATTTGTTGCTACAGGGAAAGAATATATTGCGGATGAGGTAGGCGTTTTAAAACTAGAACAAGAAAAACGACCTTTTGTTAGTGCTGGAGATGTAGGGTATATCATCTCAGGAATAAAAGAAGCGAAAGAAGTTAAAGTAGGAGATACAATTACGCATAGAGATCGAGAATGCGAACTTGCAATTGATGGTTTTGAAGATGTTAAGCCAATGGTATTCGCAGGTATTTATCCTGTTGATAGTAATGATTACGAAGAATTGAAAGTGTCTATGGAAAAACTACAGCTAAACGATGCTTCGTTAACTTTCGATTACGAAACATCTATGGCATTAGGTTTTGGTTTTCGATGTGGATTTCTTGGAATGCTCCATATGGATATAATTCAAGAGCGGTTAGAAAGAGAATTCGATATGATGGTAATTGCAACAATTCCCAATGTGTCCTATATAGCATATACTACAAGAGGCGAAAAGGTGATCGTTAATAACCCATCCGATTTGCCAGATCCAGGGATATTAGATAAAGTTGAGGAACCATATATTTCTGCTAAAGTGATTACTAAAGTGGATTACGTTGGTCCGATAATGAGCCTTTGCATTGAGAAAAGAGGAGAATTTCAGAATCAGGTTTATTTAACTGCCGATAGAGTTGAGTTGGCTTTCATTATGCCTCTTGGCGAAATCGTCTTTGATTTTTATGATAAGTTAAAATCGGTTTCACGTGGATATGCTTCATTCGATTATTACCCAATTGAATACAAGGAATCTAAATTGGTTAAGATGGATATTTTGTTGAATGGAGAAGGGGTAGATGCATTATCAATCTTAATTCACAGAGACAATGCATACGGGATAGGTAAAAAAGTATGTGCAAAATTGAAGGAACTAATACCTCGTCAACAGTTTGATATTGCGATCCAAGCTTCTTTAGGTGCTAAAGTCATCTCCAGAGAAACGGTTAAAGCTTTACGGAAAGACGTTACTGCAAAATGCTACGGTGGTGATATCTCTCGAAAAAGAAAACTCTTGGAAAAGCAGAAGAAAGGAAAGAAAAGAATGCGTCAAGTTGGTAATGTAGAGGTTCCGCAGTCTGCATTTTTAGCGGTTCTTAAGCTCAACGATTAAATTTTTATTACTTTCAGTAGAACACAATTAAAGAGAATTAACCATGTCTGGACATAGTAAATGGGCAACGATAAAGCGAAAGAAAGCCGCGACGGATGCAAAGAGATCAAAAGTATTTTCGAAAATCGTTAAGGAAATTAACATCGCGATAAAAGAAGGCGGCCCAGATCAAGAAGCAAATGCGAGATTAAGGTTAGCTATTCAAAATGGTAAAGGCGTTAACATGCCTAAGGATATTGTAAATCGGGCCATTAGTAAAGCTTCCGATAAAGACTCTGCGAGCTACCAAGAATCAACTTACGAAGGGTATGCTGCAGGTGGAATAGCGGTATTTGTAGAATGCTTAACGGATAATATTAACCGAACGGTAAGTAATGTACGGGCGGTTTTTGGAAAACAAGGAGGTAACATGGGTGTCTCTGGTTCTATCGATTACCTGTTTAGCCGAAAAGGAGTTTTTGCAGTGCAGCAAGGTAATTGGACGGAAGATGACTTTATGATGGAAGTTATTGACGCTGGAGCGGAAGAAGTAGAATTGGAAGAAGGAATATTTAATATTACTACAGCTCTTGAGGATTATGGCAAGATGCAAAGTAAATTAGAAGACCTTGGTGCCGAAGTTGATTCTTCTGAAGTGGAAAGAATTGCTGGCGAGTTAGTGGAGGTAGATGCTGAAAATGCACAAAAAGTAATGAGCTTGATCGATGCTTTAGAGGAAGACGATGATGTTCAGAATGTATTTCATAACATGGAGCTTTCGGATGAATTGATGGCCTCCTTATCCTAATATTATTTCAATGAATGTATTAATACTTGGTTCGGGTGGTAGAGAACATGCGTTGGCATGGAAGTTATCACAAAGCCCTCTTCTGTCAGATCTTTTTATTGCTCCAGGTAACGGGGGTACAGATGCACATGGAACCAATGTGGATATTCAAGTAGAAGAATTTGATCGGATCAAACAATTTGTTTTGTCTAATAGTATTGGGATGGTGGTTGTAGGACCAGAAGACCCACTTGTTAATGGTATTCACGACTTCTTTTTAGACGATGATGCAATAAAGCATGTTCATGTAATTGGTCCACAAAAAGAGGGTGCACAGCTTGAAGGAAGTAAGGAGTATTCAAAAAATTTCATGAAAAGACATGATATTCCAACGGCAGCTTATGCAGGATTCACAGCGGATAACATTGAAGAGGGAATAGCGTTTTTAGGAACAATGTCGGCTCCATATGTGCTAAAAGCAGATGGACTAGCAGCCGGTAAGGGTGTGCTAATCTTAGATGATCTTGAGGAGGCTAAAGCCGAACTAAGAGAAATGCTGGAAAGCAGAAAGTTTGGAGACGCCAGTGAGAAAGTAGTTATTGATCAATATTTAGATGGGATTGAACTTTCTGTTTTTGTCTTAACCGACGGGAGTGGAT
The genomic region above belongs to Flavobacteriales bacterium and contains:
- a CDS encoding YebC/PmpR family DNA-binding transcriptional regulator, with protein sequence MSGHSKWATIKRKKAATDAKRSKVFSKIVKEINIAIKEGGPDQEANARLRLAIQNGKGVNMPKDIVNRAISKASDKDSASYQESTYEGYAAGGIAVFVECLTDNINRTVSNVRAVFGKQGGNMGVSGSIDYLFSRKGVFAVQQGNWTEDDFMMEVIDAGAEEVELEEGIFNITTALEDYGKMQSKLEDLGAEVDSSEVERIAGELVEVDAENAQKVMSLIDALEEDDDVQNVFHNMELSDELMASLS
- the lepA gene encoding elongation factor 4, which gives rise to MKNIRNFCIIAHIDHGKSTLADRLLEITKTVSERDSQNQVLDNMDLERERGITIKSHAIQMNYKKDGVEYLFNLIDTPGHVDFSYEVSRSIAACEGALLIVDATQGIQAQTISNLYLAIDHDLEIIPILNKMDMDAAMPEEVTDQIIDLIGCKAEDVIPASGKTGMGVEAILQAVIDRVPAPKGSPDEPLQALIFDSVFNSFRGIIAYFKVENGVIRKGDRVKFVATGKEYIADEVGVLKLEQEKRPFVSAGDVGYIISGIKEAKEVKVGDTITHRDRECELAIDGFEDVKPMVFAGIYPVDSNDYEELKVSMEKLQLNDASLTFDYETSMALGFGFRCGFLGMLHMDIIQERLEREFDMMVIATIPNVSYIAYTTRGEKVIVNNPSDLPDPGILDKVEEPYISAKVITKVDYVGPIMSLCIEKRGEFQNQVYLTADRVELAFIMPLGEIVFDFYDKLKSVSRGYASFDYYPIEYKESKLVKMDILLNGEGVDALSILIHRDNAYGIGKKVCAKLKELIPRQQFDIAIQASLGAKVISRETVKALRKDVTAKCYGGDISRKRKLLEKQKKGKKRMRQVGNVEVPQSAFLAVLKLND